In the Pongo abelii isolate AG06213 chromosome 9, NHGRI_mPonAbe1-v2.0_pri, whole genome shotgun sequence genome, GAGAGTAGAATCTCATAGCTGAAGAAGACCAGAGGAATGGTTGCTGTTGAAGACAGACCGAGTGGCCAGAGGTGCTCTCAATGGAGAAGGAACTCTAGCCAGGAGAATAGGTTgaggaggagcagaaaaaaaaaaatcaagagtgtAGAGGGGGCAGTTCCCAGATATTCTGAACCCAGCTCCTCATCCATACCTCCACTGAAATTCCCCCACTCCCATCACCCTGGCACTCAACTTACTCAATGTATTTTCCACTGAGCCTTGGGACAGACCAAGGTTTGGATGGAGGGAGGGGTCTTTACTAACCCAGCAGCCCAGGTAGTTGCAGCACCCTGTCTTAACCCTCTTTCCAGATGTGGAGTGGATGCCCATCCACACACGGGCCTGCGTGGGCACTTTGATTGGCTATGTCTACAGCCTGGGCCAGTTCCTCCTGGCCGGTGTGGCCTACGCTGTGCCCCACTGGCGCCACCTGCAGCTACTGGTCTCTGCTCCTTTTTTTGCCTTCTTCATCTACTCCTGGTGCGTGGGGCCTAGGGTTGGAGGTGGTTGCCACAGGAGCCCAGAGGCTGCAAGAGACAGGACATCTCCCAGAGCTCAGCACACATCCCATCCCAAAAATGTAGAGAAGGTCAAATCCAGTCCAATGCCTCCGTGTGACAGATAGGGAAACCAAGGCTGTGGGGAGAAGGCTTTGCCCCAGGATATCAAATTCTCTGGCTTCCCCCACTCAGTTCTCCAGCCTGCCTGCTCTGCTCCCCCTACCAGCAACCAAGAGCTGAGCTTCTGGATTGGGGAATATGTCATTACCAAGCTGGGCACTGCCTCGTGGTCCTAGAGAGAGGGATTTGGCAAGACCCCTGGGTTCCCAACCTTAAATAAAATCCCATCGCAGGCCCCTAGaaagcccagccccagcccctcacccAGCTGACTGGAACTGAAGCCATGCtgacacccacccccacccccactcccaggtTTTTCATCGAGTCAGCCCGCTGGCACTCCTCCTCCGGGAGGCTGGACCTCACCCTGAGGGCCCTGCAGAGAGTCGCCCGGATCAATGGGAAGCGGGAAGAAGGAGCCAAGTTGAGTATGGAGGTGAGATCCCCTGAGACTTCCCATGATAACCTCCCAGGGCTTCACCCCCAAACCCCAAACCCAGGACCCAGGGCCCAGGGAACTCCTCTGAGTAAGGGATTAGGCTGAGAGGAGCTCCTTGGGAGGATCCCAGGCCCTGAGCTCTGCTGGTCCCAGCAGGTACTCCGGGCCAGTCTGCAGAAGGAGCTGACCATGGGCAAAGGCCAGGCATCGGCCATGGAGCTGCTGCGCTGCCCCACCCTCCGCcacctcttcctctgcctctccaTGCTGTGGTAGGcccagaaagacagacagactgaGACAAAAGGCTGGCTGGGGCGGGAGGAGACACAATGGGTGAAAGAGGCCAGAGAAGAGGGCAGGAAGGTCAGCAGACCTGCTGTGAGAAGCAGTAACCCCACACTAGGGATCATCCTTAGGAACCAGATGCCCCCCAGCCTCGACTCAGTCCCAGTCTCCACACGGGACACCAGTCTCCCCATCTTGTCCTTTCACTAGCCCTGTTCCAATGTGGAGACACCTCATCAGGACCAGTGGGCTCCAGAGTCAATAGACTTTCATCATGAAGGCAGAGACCAGTCTGGTTTGCAAAATATTCATAGATTTTACTGGCCTGATGGTGCCTGCCAGAAacataggcacaggcaacaaGATAACTAAAACTCATCTCCAAAGAACACTTTGGCCAAGAACGAAGAAAATCTTCCTTTCCCTTTGCAACACTCCCCATTATCCTTCCTTCCCATCTCCATAGCAATCCCGTGACAGTTAAGGGAAACATAATCAGAAGGAACAATCCTGCCAATGAATTATTTGCTTCCAATTTGGGATTTATTCTCAGTCATGGGCTCTAGCCAATAATCTTGAGCTTCGTTTTTTGAGCTCTTGACATCTTAAAAAGCACAACACTCATCCCAGGACCATGGACAGGTCCCAGAAGGCTCTGTACTCTCCCAGCTGCCTTGGCCCTGAAGATGGCTTGGGTATGCACCTGCCCTCCTTCAGTCCAGCATCAATTGATAAGATGAGAACTAAACCTATGTAAATCCTACCCAGCAACTAAGTGAAAATTCCCCCAATTAACTGCAACCCTAGTTATCACAAGATTGGGAAATTTGGAGTATTAGAGGACTACCTCAATACTTAAACTCTGCAGTTTAATTATATggttaaatgaagaaatattagcCAAGGCAGATTCCAGCTCCTTAAGCAGGGTACCCAATGCAGTTCCCCCACTGTTTTGAAAGAGTACCCCACTTTAAGCCTTCCTAACAAATTCCATACCCCTCTCTTCTGTCTGCTAGGTTTGCCACTAGCTTTGCATACTATGGGCTGGTCATGGACCTGCAGGGCTTTGGAGTCAGCATCTACCTAATCCAGGTGATCTTTGGTGCTGTGGACCTGCCTGCCAAGCTTGTGGGCTTCCTTGTCATCAACTCCCTGGGTCGCCGGCCTGCCCAGATGGCTGCACTGCTGCTGGCAGGCATCTGCATCCTGCTCAATGGGGTGATACCCCAGGGTGAGCACCCACGAGCACCTTGGCCCTTCTCCTCAGCCCCATCCCCACACATAACCCAACATCTCAGAAGGGAGGGGGCCAATTCCTCCTAGCCTCCACTCCCAAGCTCCTGCTAtccccccttctttctttctagacCAGTCCATTGTCCGAACCTCTCTTGCTGTGCTGGGGAAGGGTTGTCTGGCTGCCTCCTTCAACTGCATCTTCCTGTACACTGGGGAACTGTATCCCACAATGATCCGGTGAGTGGGAGCCTAATGGGAGAATGACAGGCTTTTCCTGGGGAAAGACATTCTTCTGTGCACAGGTCGGACCCCAAAGCTAAATCAAGTACATTCCAGCCCAAAGGCCCCTCCCAACACTCATCATTGCAAGGCACATAGTAGCCACTGAGTACACACCTCATGGCCTAGCTAACACAGGTGTTACTGTCCTCTAAGCCCTTATGGGACCCTAGAAGATCTCAAAAGTAGCCACCAACTGGGGCAGGGTAAGGAACCAAGAAGACACATCTCAGAGGCAACAAATTGAAGTCTTCCTTTAATCTCCAAAACCCAAATTAGAAGCTGCCACCAAATCTACATTCCATCTATAAACCAAGTGATATATCTGAAAGCAAAGACCACAAACATGAAAGCAACTTCCTATCTCAAGATTCACTCCTGATAATATCTCAGCAATAGGAATAAATATAGTATTGCTTATTTGAGTCCTAAGATGGGGGGCAGTATTTTTGCATTAAGAAACAAGAATGGGGGCcctgcacggtggctcatgcctgtaatcccagcaccttgggagccgaggcaggcggatcacgaggtcaggagatcgagaccatcctggctaacaggtgaaaccccatctctactaaaaatacaaaaattagctaggcgtggtggcgggcacctgtagtcccagctacttgggaggctgaggcaggagaatggtgtgaacccgggaggcggagcttgcagtgagccaagatagcgccactgcactccagcctgggcaacagagcaagactccgtctcaaaaaacaaaaacaaaacaaaaaaaaagagatcaagaccatcctggctaaccaacatggtgaaactccgtctgtactaaaaatacaaaaattagcttggcgtaggggcacacacctgtagtcccagctactcaggaggctgaggcaggagaatagcttgaacccaggaggcggaggttgcagtaagctgacatcgcgccactgcactccagccccagcaagagagcgagactctgtctcaaaaaataaaaataaaataaataaaataaacaagaatgGGATGCAAAATTTACATGAGATAACAAAGAAATGTCAGGCTTCCCTGGGCTACTTGGAGTGCGCCTGTAAGGTCTACAAAGTGGAACCCTGAGGGTCATGGTCCTGTGCCCTTACCAGATTTCAGATGAAATAGCAATAATTCGAAGCACTCACTATGTACCAGGCAGTGTCTTAAACTTTtcacaaatattaattcatttaatctgcaTAACAAGCCATTGTGGTAGGCactatcattattcccatttacaaACGTGAAAGATGAGGcaaagagaggttaagtgacttctccaagatcacacagctaacaaACAAATGGTGAAGCATGCATTTGAATCCCAAGCAGTATGTCTCCTGAGTCAATGTTTTTAACCTCTTCTCTCATGAAGAATGTTCTTAACATGCAGATTCCAGCTCCCTCCCCCTAGGGATTCTAATCCAATAGGTGTATGTTGGCTTGTTGCAACTATAACACAATTCCTCCAGGTGATCTGAGAACCACAGGTGTAACACAACTGAATCATTTTACAGCTgcagaaactgaagcccagggagggaaaggggtttgcccaaagtcacacagcaagttaaaGGCAGAGCCAAAATTCAACCTTAAGTCTCCTTATTCTCTGGCCAGAACCCTTTCCAACTTCTCTTTTTCAAAAGATCACCAACAGCTGTGGTGGGGGAGGacaatttgagcccaggagtttaagaccagccctgGTAACATAGAGAccgtatctctacaaaaaaaaaaaaaaaaaaaaaaaagccaaattggTTTGCTAATCAAATGGGGAACAGAGGAGGTACCGGGAGTGTCCTGGGGGCTGAGCCTGAGCTGCCACCCTCCAAATGGGACCAGCATGTGGGCATTCATGCCGGAACTCTAACCAACACCCATCTGCTGCGGGCCCTGCAGGCAGACAGGCATGGGAATGGGCAGCACCATGGCCCGAGTGGGCAGCATCGTGAGCCCACTGGTGAGCATGACTGCCGAGCTCTACCCCTCCATGCCTCTCTTCATCTATGGTGCTGTTCCCGTGGCCGCCAGTGCTGTCACTGTCCTCCTGCCAGAGACCCTGGGCCAGCCACTGCCGGACACGGTGCAGGACCTGGAGAGCAGGTGGGCCCCCACTCAGAAAGAAGCAGGGATATATCCCAGGTCACACATGCAGGGTGGGGTGGCATTGAGACTCAAGCCCAGGCTTCCTCTTCTAGCCCAAAGCTCTGTGTCCCTTTGTCCCCAATTGCCTGAGCTTCTCCTAGAATCCTTCCTGGGGATCCCAGCTCCAGGGAGCAGTAGGTATTTGGGGCAGAAAGCAGGTGTCCAGGCACAGCTGAGCGGAGACCCCCTGGGAGCCTCCATATCCCGGCCCTGGCCTGGAGGCTGCATACCCAGAGTGCCATTCTTCTGCCGCCCTGCAGGAAAGGGAAACAGACGCGACAGCAACAAGAGCACCAGAAGTATATGGTCCCACTGCAGGCCTCAGCACAAGAGAAGAATGGACTCTGAGGACTGAGAAGGGGCCTTACAGAACCCTAAAGGGAGGGAAGGTCCTACAGGTCTCCGGCCACCCAcacaaggaggaggaagaggaaatggtGACCCAAGTGTGGGGGCTGTGGTTCAGGAAAGCACCTTCCCAGGGGTCCACCTCCCTTTATAGACCCCACCAGAACCACATCATTAAAAGGTTTGACTGTGCACCATCTCTCCGTGTCTCTCGTCTCAAATGGAATGGCCACTCCATTTTAGTCAGCTTCCAGCCCAAGAGGCCATACAGTCCCCTCACACCCACTCCATCCCCAGGACTTTACAAACCATCCCAGAAAATTAGAAAAGACTCTTGCCTTTGCCCCTCTctatccctccctcttccctcccccatcctctaACCTATTCAAATATTTCTGTGAGATTTAGCTAAATATCTAAtgctcctcccttccctgtcAGGCTAGAAACTGACAAGGGCTGAAATGACAGGCTGAAATGAAAGCAGCCAATCAGAGGCTTTATTTCAAGCTCCTCCCACTCTGTGAGAGCGGGTGGGAACCTCTGAcagcaaaggagaagaaaaaggacaaCAGCTGatgaggtgtggtggctcacacctgtaatcccagcatgttgggaggccgaggcgggtggatcacttgagccaggagttcaaaaccagcctgtgcaacatagcgagatgctgcctctatttaaaaaaaataaataaataagacaacagCTGTGACTTCAGGATGTTGGCCCTTTTGCAGCATGGTCAGGATGATGGAATCTCTAGATTCCAGCAGGGTCTGGACTCAAAACCCACTCTAGATTAGCCTGCTAGCTAACCTAATCCTGCCTGCTGCACTATCTGAGCTCTCTTGGTAGTTCTGCCTCCTGTGGGCTCTGGGCTGgtggagggaagagaagagggaagggggAGTGGGGAACATAGCCAGTGAGACCCAGCACTGAGTGGtaagtatgtgccaggcactgtcctaagccATTTGcctatattaactcatttacttCTCCCGGTAACCCTTGGAGATTACTACAATtattccctattttacagatatgaaaatcaagacacagagaggttaagtaacctgtccagttcacacagctggtaaattgTGGAGTCAGGATTAGAATCCAGACAATCTGGCACCAGGATATGTGTGCCTGACCCCTCTGCTGCCAGGAGCTGTGAGGCACTGAAACTTTAGCCTCTTTCACCCCCAGGACCCagcttctcctccttccttctgggCTGAAAAGAAAACGATgagaaggggagaaagggagaTGATCATGGGAGGAACCACGTGAAAGGAGTTGGGGGGAAGGCAATTTAAAGGTTACAGTCAGGAAAAGACCAGGATGTCCAGCATCTGTGTCCTCAAAGCAGCTCACttcagggaagcctggggcagcCCGAGAAGGGCAGCCCAAGAAATGCAGCCCTGTTCACACCTACAGGTGGCAGGAGTGAGGCCTGCTGCACCCTGCCATAAATGCTCGCTGGCACACTGCCTGGAACCGTATCCCCAGCAGCCAACCTGGCCCCCGAGCCAGCCCCTTATCTCCCGGGGGAAAGTCCACATTCATTCCTTGAGCTGTACACACTGCCTGCCAGGTGGGACCCCAGGGGCTCGGGTTGACTTAGGGTAATCTGGAAAGAGGGGTTGGCCTGAAGATCCCCTGAAAAAAAACACACGGCCCAGGGAGAGCTCACAGCAACTCAGACAACAGGACTCTCAGGGCAAATCTGGGCACAGCAGAAATCACCACAACCCACCTCACCTCCTGGAACATCTGGAGCCTTGGTGTTCCCCCTTGGTGCTGAAACTCCTCATGCTCCCATTGGTTGCTTGAGGGTTACCAGTCCCACTCATCCTGCAGTTTCTCAGGCAGCACTGCCCTCATGGCTGACCCTCGTGGAGTGTCTGGACTGAGACTGGGAGTCGGAACACATGGATTTAACCCTGCTTCTGCAGATCCAGGGTTTTGAGACCAGTGACTTGGCCTACCACTGGCTCCAGACCCTGCCAGTAACTCTGACATGCCCTGGTTCCTCCTGCAAGTCTCTCATCTCTGTGCTCAGATCACCTGGTATCTGCAGATGCCTCAGCAAGGCTGCCCAGAGCCAGCTGTAGCCTGCCCCAGCTGCACCCCAACTGGTACAAGTCCTGGGTGCTGATTCAGCCAGCTCAGACCATTCACACAGAATCCAttcccccagctcctggcctgAGACTTCCTATACTCATCCTGTGCCCTTGACAAAAGAGAACCCTACCTTCCTCCCACTTCTAAGTCACCAGTAAGTGACTTCTGACCTTGCCTCCCCAAGGAGTCAGCCCCAAACACAGGCTCAGATCCCATCCTCTAGCCTTGGCCCTGAGGCTGAGTTGGGACACTGTCATGCCCCACCAGAGCGGCCTCAGATGctctccccatttttttttttttttttctgagacagtgtcttgctctgttgcccagcctggagtgcagtgacacaatctcagctcactgcaacctccgcctcccgggttcaagcaattctcgctgcaatgtcagcctcccaagtagctgggattataaacgcacaccaccacacctggctaatttttctatttttagtagagacagggtttcaccatgttagccaggctggtcttgaactcctgccctcaagtgatccgttcgcctcagcctcccaaagtgctgagattacaggcatgagccactgtgcccggcctatctcCAGTTTTGACCACAGGTCCTATCCTCAGCCAGCTTGGCAGGGCCTTGTAGCCACCCTCAGTTTCCTGGCCAGCTTGGCACACTCAGGAGGATCCTCAACTGCCTGGTCCTGTAGAGTGCTCACCAGAAGCCACATTCTCAGGGCTCCATGCCATCATCCCAGGTCCCACCTTGACAGCCCCAGTTTCACACCACTCCAAGCCCCTCCCTTAGgctctcctctcccctttcccaGGAGTTTGCATGACCCATTTGGGTCATGTATACAGCAGATGCCCAAATAGCTAAATTTCATATCATGTGGGAAGCTGAATAATGGTCCCCAAATATGCCCACAtcctaatctctggaacctgtaCGTTACCTTACATGGTAAAAGGGATTCTGCAGTTGTGATTAAACTAAGGATTTTGAGATCGGGGGTgggttatcctggattatctgggtggaccCGATGTGGTCACAACAGTACTTATAAGAGAAAGGCAGGAGATCAGAGTGGGTAGTAGATGAGACAACAGAAGCAAGAGGGTGGAGTGAAGCAAGAAGGGaccaaaaagaatttttaaaaaacacatttaagtcAAAACAGAGACCAGAAACCTCAATTCATTGAATAACTTATCATTCAAACCACTAAGTAAatgcatttggtgttgtcaaaaaaaaaaaaaaagaaggaaccacCAGCCAAAGAATGCAAATGGCCtctaaaaggcaaggaaatggattctcccctaaaGCCTGCAGAAGAAACACAGCTGGGTCgacatattgatttttttttcttttttttttttttgaggcggagtctctctctgtcacccaggctggagtgcaggggcgcgatcttggctcactgcaacttccacctcccgggttcaagcaattctcctgcctcagcctcccgagtaactgggattacaggcatgtataaccatgcccagctactttttgtattttttgtagaaatggggtttcgccatgttggccaggctgcctcccgagttcaagtgattctcctgcctcagcctcccaaatagctgggactacaggcgtgcaccatcatgccctgctaatttttgtatttttagtagagacagggtttcaccatgttggacaggctggtctcgaactcctgacctcaggtgatccgcctgccttgccctcccaaagttcgagaattataggcgtgagctaccacgccccaCTGACATATTGGTTTTAGacatctggcctccagaattaCAAGAGAACAAATCTgtactgttttaagccactaaatttgtggcagTTTGTTAACAACAGCAATATGAAACTGATATGCATCCCTTGTTCTTAGATTCCTCCAGGGAGGCCCCTggagattttctttttcccatgCACTAtaatttttgtagggatgggttGTAATGTCTGGATCATCATAGGCCTCACCTCTCCCTATTGTCTTATAGCTTGTCAGATTCACAGAGTCTAAATTA is a window encoding:
- the SLC22A6 gene encoding solute carrier family 22 member 6 — protein: MAFNDLLQQVGGVGRFQQIQVTLVVLPLLLMASHNTLQNFTAAIPTHHCRPPADANLSKNGGLEVWLPRDRKGQPESCLRFTSPQWGPPFPNGTEANGTGATEPCTDGWIYDNSTFPSTIVTEWDLVCSHRALRQLAQSLYMVGVLLGAMVFGYLADRLGRRKVLILNYLQTAVSGTCTAFAPNFSIYCAFRLLSGMSLAGISLNCMTLNVEWMPIHTRACVGTLIGYVYSLGQFLLAGVAYAVPHWRHLQLLVSAPFFAFFIYSWFFIESARWHSSSGRLDLTLRALQRVARINGKREEGAKLSMEVLRASLQKELTMGKGQASAMELLRCPTLRHLFLCLSMLWFATSFAYYGLVMDLQGFGVSIYLIQVIFGAVDLPAKLVGFLVINSLGRRPAQMAALLLAGICILLNGVIPQDQSIVRTSLAVLGKGCLAASFNCIFLYTGELYPTMIRQTGMGMGSTMARVGSIVSPLVSMTAELYPSMPLFIYGAVPVAASAVTVLLPETLGQPLPDTVQDLESRWAPTQKEAGIYPRKGKQTRQQQEHQKYMVPLQASAQEKNGL